The proteins below come from a single Chryseobacterium nepalense genomic window:
- a CDS encoding GNAT family N-acetyltransferase: MEELTFRNATLEDLPKIVEIYNSTIPSRMVTADTENISVESRIHWFYEHNPETRPLWMVEDIAKNILGWVSFSSFYGRPAYNGTVEVSIYMDENCRGKGFGKKVLQYCIDNAGKFGVKTLLGFIFLHNEPSLKLFRHFGFEDWGTFPNVAVLDGIERTLVILGKRIG; this comes from the coding sequence ATGGAAGAATTAACCTTTAGAAATGCTACCCTTGAAGATTTACCGAAAATTGTAGAAATCTACAATTCTACCATTCCTTCCCGAATGGTGACTGCCGATACCGAAAATATTTCTGTAGAAAGCAGAATACATTGGTTTTATGAGCATAATCCTGAAACCCGTCCGCTCTGGATGGTTGAAGATATAGCAAAAAATATTTTAGGTTGGGTAAGTTTTTCTTCATTTTACGGAAGACCGGCTTATAACGGAACGGTGGAGGTCAGCATTTATATGGATGAAAACTGTCGCGGAAAAGGATTCGGTAAAAAAGTTCTGCAATATTGTATTGATAATGCCGGAAAATTCGGGGTAAAAACCTTGCTGGGGTTTATTTTTCTTCATAACGAACCGAGTCTGAAGCTTTTCAGACATTTCGGTTTTGAAGACTGGGGAACATTTCCTAATGTTGCCGTATTGGATGGCATAGAACGAACACTGGTCATTCTCGGCAAAAGAATAGGATAA
- a CDS encoding ligase-associated DNA damage response DEXH box helicase, which produces MTYKNISPFRFQIETWKKFGNGYSGMVVAPTGFGKTYSVFLALISDFLNRPEKYGKGLKMIWITPLRSLSKDIAKAMQEAIEEIGLDWAVGVRNGDTDPKVRQQQVKNMPEILVATPESLHLLLGQKKHQRFFQDLQTIVIDEWHELLGSKRGVMVELGISQLRKYVPKLKIWGITATIGNLDEAMEVLIPYNVKKAKITAKEKKKIDILSVFPDEVEILPWAGHLGHKLADKVVPIILNSNSTIVFTNTRSQSEMWYQLLLDAYPDFAGQIAIHHSSIDAHLRIWIEENLSNGKLKAVVSTSSLDLGIDFKPVDTVIQIGSAKGVARFLQRAGRSGHSPFETSKIYCVPTHSLELIEVSALKEAVKNNVIEPRDPQVLCFDVLVQFLMTLAIGDGFYPQDIYPQIKETFAFQQMTDEEWKNILDFLTIGGKALKSYEEFHKVVIDETGLYKVTSRRISMLHRMNMGVIVSDAMLKVKFISGGYIGMVEEYFISRLKKEDKFILAGRVLEVAMIKDMTVFVRASKGKAFAPSYLGGRLPLSSNLGQFLREKLSGALNPKSSEKELKFLHPLLANQEERSHIPEENEFLVELIKNREGYHLFMYPFEGRLVHEVMAALIAYRISKLAPISFSMAMNDYGFELFSDKQIPLNEDNLEQILTRDNLMTDVISSINAAEMARRKFRDIAVISGMVIQNFPGQQRSNKSLQSSAGLIFKVLEDYDPEHFLVRQAYTEVFNMQLQEQRLVEAFKRIEKSKVILKFANSFTPLSFPIKVDSLRQTLSSEDLDSRIKRLVDQAKKIR; this is translated from the coding sequence ATGACTTATAAAAACATTTCCCCTTTCAGGTTTCAGATTGAAACCTGGAAAAAATTCGGGAATGGGTACAGCGGAATGGTTGTTGCGCCAACAGGTTTCGGAAAAACCTATTCGGTCTTTTTAGCATTAATTTCAGACTTTCTCAATCGGCCTGAAAAATATGGAAAAGGCCTGAAAATGATCTGGATCACGCCTCTTCGCTCACTTTCTAAAGATATTGCCAAAGCGATGCAGGAAGCTATTGAGGAAATCGGATTGGATTGGGCAGTCGGTGTAAGAAATGGAGATACCGACCCAAAAGTTCGTCAGCAGCAGGTTAAAAACATGCCTGAAATTCTGGTTGCAACACCCGAAAGCCTTCATTTGCTTCTCGGACAAAAGAAACATCAGCGGTTTTTTCAGGATTTACAGACCATCGTGATTGATGAATGGCATGAACTCCTCGGTTCCAAGCGCGGCGTAATGGTTGAGCTCGGAATATCACAGCTGAGAAAATATGTTCCGAAACTTAAAATTTGGGGAATTACAGCTACCATCGGTAATCTGGATGAAGCCATGGAAGTGCTGATTCCTTATAATGTCAAAAAAGCAAAAATTACGGCGAAGGAGAAAAAGAAAATTGATATTCTCTCCGTATTTCCGGACGAAGTGGAAATTCTTCCGTGGGCTGGACATCTCGGGCATAAACTTGCGGATAAGGTGGTTCCGATTATCCTGAATTCCAATTCAACGATTGTTTTTACCAACACCAGAAGCCAGAGCGAAATGTGGTATCAGCTTTTGCTGGATGCTTATCCTGATTTTGCGGGACAGATTGCCATTCATCACAGTTCGATTGATGCTCATCTGAGAATCTGGATTGAAGAAAACCTCAGCAACGGAAAACTGAAAGCGGTGGTATCCACCTCATCTTTAGATTTAGGAATCGATTTTAAACCGGTAGATACGGTTATCCAGATTGGTTCTGCAAAAGGAGTTGCAAGATTTCTGCAGCGGGCCGGACGAAGTGGCCACTCCCCTTTCGAAACTTCCAAAATCTATTGCGTTCCGACCCATTCCTTAGAACTAATTGAGGTTTCAGCATTGAAAGAAGCTGTAAAAAATAACGTAATTGAGCCTCGTGATCCTCAGGTTCTGTGTTTTGATGTATTGGTACAATTCCTGATGACGCTGGCGATTGGTGACGGATTTTATCCACAGGATATATATCCGCAGATCAAAGAAACTTTTGCATTTCAGCAAATGACGGATGAGGAATGGAAAAATATTCTCGATTTTTTAACCATCGGCGGAAAGGCACTGAAAAGCTATGAAGAATTTCATAAAGTAGTTATTGATGAAACAGGTTTGTATAAAGTAACTTCACGAAGAATTTCCATGCTTCACCGGATGAATATGGGCGTCATTGTAAGTGATGCTATGCTGAAAGTAAAATTTATTTCCGGCGGTTATATCGGTATGGTGGAAGAGTATTTTATCTCAAGATTAAAAAAAGAAGATAAATTCATTCTTGCCGGGCGCGTTTTGGAAGTTGCTATGATTAAAGACATGACGGTTTTCGTACGGGCTTCCAAAGGAAAGGCTTTTGCTCCGAGTTATCTGGGCGGAAGATTGCCTTTAAGTTCCAATCTCGGGCAGTTTTTAAGAGAAAAGCTTTCAGGAGCTCTTAATCCTAAATCTTCTGAAAAAGAATTAAAGTTTCTGCATCCTCTTCTGGCTAACCAGGAAGAACGTTCTCACATTCCGGAAGAAAATGAATTTTTGGTAGAGTTAATTAAAAACCGTGAAGGTTATCATTTGTTCATGTATCCTTTTGAAGGAAGGCTTGTTCATGAAGTAATGGCTGCACTCATTGCGTACCGTATTTCAAAACTGGCTCCGATTTCATTTTCCATGGCGATGAATGATTATGGTTTTGAATTATTCAGTGATAAACAAATTCCGTTGAATGAAGATAATTTAGAACAAATTCTAACCCGTGATAATTTAATGACGGATGTTATTTCTAGTATCAATGCTGCAGAAATGGCTAGACGTAAATTTCGGGATATTGCGGTAATTTCAGGAATGGTGATTCAGAATTTCCCGGGACAGCAGCGTTCGAATAAATCTTTACAAAGTTCCGCAGGTCTCATTTTTAAAGTGCTTGAAGATTACGATCCGGAACATTTCCTTGTAAGACAGGCCTACACGGAAGTCTTCAATATGCAGCTTCAGGAACAGAGGCTTGTAGAAGCATTTAAAAGAATTGAAAAATCAAAAGTTATCCTGAAATTTGCCAATTCTTTTACCCCGCTGAGTTTCCCGATAAAAGTAGACAGTCTCCGTCAGACCCTGTCAAGTGAAGATTTAGATTCCAGAATCAAAAGGTTGGTAGATCAGGCAAAAAAAATCAGGTAA
- a CDS encoding ATP-dependent DNA ligase, translating to MKHFAELINVLESTNKTNAKIDAIIDYLERAPDEDKVWFIALFTGKRPKRNVNTNYMKEWALEITRLPFWLFQESYSSVGDLGETISLILPPPEEKIDRSLSDWMNEIINLKNKTDQEKKQFVLNSWNGLDYTERLIFNKLLGGSFRIGVSDKTLINALTKFSHQESSTLMHSLMGKWQPDEVSFRELISAENINPDNSKPYPFCLAYPLEKDLEELGKPDEWLIEYKWDGIRGQIIRRNDEVFIWSRGEELVTDQFPEIREVVQSMKGDFVIDGEILAVKDDKVLNFNELQKRLNRKTLTKKMLSEIPIQVFAYDLLELENNDLREKPISARRAMLEELLLNENPEHIKISEVIEFENWDELNSIRENSRDINSEGLMLKQKNSLYHSGRKKGDWWKWKISPLTIDAVLIYAQKGSGRRSAYYTDYTFAVKNEDKLVTIAKAYSGLTDKEIMEVSKFVNKNAIEKFGPVRTVKPELVFEIAFEGIGFSNRHKSGVALRFPRILRWRKDKKVDEIDDLEEIKKLIQ from the coding sequence ATGAAACATTTCGCAGAGCTTATTAACGTCTTGGAAAGCACCAATAAAACCAATGCAAAAATCGATGCCATCATTGATTATCTGGAACGTGCGCCTGATGAAGATAAAGTTTGGTTTATAGCCCTGTTTACCGGTAAAAGACCAAAGCGGAATGTCAACACAAATTATATGAAAGAATGGGCACTGGAAATTACCAGGCTGCCATTCTGGCTTTTTCAGGAAAGTTACTCTTCTGTGGGAGATCTGGGGGAAACAATTTCATTGATTCTGCCTCCGCCGGAGGAAAAAATAGACCGCTCGTTATCCGATTGGATGAATGAAATTATTAATCTGAAAAATAAAACCGATCAGGAAAAAAAACAATTTGTTCTCAACTCATGGAACGGACTTGACTATACAGAACGTCTGATCTTTAATAAATTATTAGGCGGAAGCTTCCGGATTGGAGTTTCCGATAAAACACTCATTAATGCTTTAACGAAATTTTCCCACCAGGAATCAAGCACGTTAATGCACAGCCTGATGGGAAAATGGCAGCCTGATGAGGTCTCCTTTCGCGAGTTGATTTCCGCAGAAAATATCAATCCCGATAATTCCAAGCCTTATCCTTTCTGTCTTGCCTATCCGTTAGAGAAAGATCTGGAAGAATTGGGAAAACCTGATGAATGGCTCATTGAATACAAATGGGACGGAATCCGCGGACAGATCATTCGCAGAAATGATGAAGTGTTTATCTGGTCCAGAGGTGAAGAACTGGTTACCGATCAATTTCCTGAAATAAGAGAAGTAGTTCAGAGCATGAAAGGTGATTTTGTTATAGATGGAGAAATACTTGCAGTGAAAGATGATAAAGTTTTAAATTTTAATGAGTTGCAGAAAAGGTTAAATAGAAAAACTTTAACTAAAAAAATGCTTTCCGAAATTCCGATTCAGGTATTTGCGTACGATCTTCTGGAACTTGAAAATAATGATTTACGGGAAAAACCGATCTCTGCAAGAAGAGCTATGCTGGAAGAATTATTGCTGAATGAAAATCCGGAACATATTAAAATTTCAGAAGTTATAGAATTCGAAAACTGGGATGAATTAAACAGTATCCGGGAAAATTCTAGAGACATCAACAGTGAGGGTCTAATGCTGAAACAGAAAAATTCACTATATCATTCCGGCAGAAAAAAAGGCGACTGGTGGAAATGGAAAATCAGCCCGCTGACAATTGATGCAGTTTTGATTTATGCCCAGAAAGGAAGCGGAAGAAGAAGCGCGTATTACACCGATTATACGTTTGCCGTAAAAAATGAAGACAAGCTGGTAACCATTGCAAAAGCCTATTCAGGTCTTACGGATAAAGAAATTATGGAAGTCAGCAAGTTTGTCAATAAAAATGCCATTGAGAAATTCGGGCCGGTAAGAACAGTAAAACCTGAACTTGTTTTTGAAATTGCTTTTGAAGGAATCGGGTTCAGCAATCGACATAAAAGTGGTGTGGCTTTAAGATTTCCAAGGATTCTGAGATGGCGTAAAGATAAAAAGGTTGATGAAATTGACGACCTGGAAGAAATTAAAAAATTAATACAGTGA